CGATGGGCGCTCGGTGAAATATCGCTTCGACCAATCCCATCTTTCGCGCCCGCGTGGTCCCATGAAGCCGCTGCAAACCTCATCCGGCGACGTGCTTGCCGACCGCCGCGCCGATTATGCCGAAATGCTGTTCGCTTCCGGCGACCATGCGGCGGCGGCGGAACTGATGCTCGGCGCGCTGGAACTGGCGCCCGACTGGTCGTTCGGCTGGTTCCGCCTCGGCGAGTTCCACGAGGCCGCCGGGGCGGCGGAGGCGGCGAAGGAAGCGTGGCGCATGGCGCAAAAGCTCGATCCGGCCGACCGGGTCGGGGCCGCGCTGAAACTGCGGCTTGCCGGCGAGGCGGTGGAAGCATCCCCGAGCGGTTTCGCCGAAACCCTGTTCGACCAGTATGCCAGGACGTTCGACGAGTCGCTTGTGGGAAAGCTCGGCTACCGGGTGCCGGAACTGCTGTTCGCGGCGATCCGCGATGTGCATCGGCAGGATTTCGCGCTTGCGCTCGATCTTGGCTGCGGCACCGGCCTGATGGGCGAGCGGCTGCGGCCTGTCGCCGCGCGGCTGGAAGGCTATGACATCTCGGCCGAAATGCTGCGCAAGGCGGATGCCAAGAAGGTCTATGACCGGCTCGAAAAGGCCGACCTGCTCACCATGAATTATTCCGGTCCGCCGGCCGATCTGGTCGTCGCGGCGGATGTGTTCATGTATCTTGGCGCGCTCGATTCCGTGGTGGCGCTGGCGCGCTCGATGCTGCGGCCGACGGGGCTTTTCGCCTTCTCGGTCGAGAGGCACGAGAGCGACGAGGATTTCGTGCTGCGCGCGTCCCGCAGGTTCGCGCATTCGGAAGACTATGTGCTGGACGTGCTTGGCTGGGCGAAGTTCGAGCCTGTTTCGCTCCGCACCGAGATCATCCGCCACGATCGCGGCGAGGGACTGGAGGGGCTGATCGTCGTGGCGCGGGTCGGCGGGTGACAAGATTGTTTGCATACCCCCACCCCTAACCTCTCCCCACAAGGGGGAGGGGAATCCGGAAGCGCCGACGCCAAGTCCCCTCCCCCTTGTGGGGAGGGGTTAGGGGTGGGGGTATGGACCGCTGATCCGAACGCATCAAACTCCCCCTTCCCGCCAGGCATGTTCTGCTTTAGTTCTATGGCGTGAGCCGCCTTCCAGTCATTGCGGAACCTGACGGCGTTCCGCCAGCCACC
The window above is part of the Rhizobiaceae bacterium genome. Proteins encoded here:
- a CDS encoding methyltransferase domain-containing protein, producing the protein MKPLQTSSGDVLADRRADYAEMLFASGDHAAAAELMLGALELAPDWSFGWFRLGEFHEAAGAAEAAKEAWRMAQKLDPADRVGAALKLRLAGEAVEASPSGFAETLFDQYARTFDESLVGKLGYRVPELLFAAIRDVHRQDFALALDLGCGTGLMGERLRPVAARLEGYDISAEMLRKADAKKVYDRLEKADLLTMNYSGPPADLVVAADVFMYLGALDSVVALARSMLRPTGLFAFSVERHESDEDFVLRASRRFAHSEDYVLDVLGWAKFEPVSLRTEIIRHDRGEGLEGLIVVARVGG